The Helicobacter pylori genome includes a window with the following:
- a CDS encoding menaquinone biosynthetic enzyme MqnA/MqnD family protein gives MRFGKIDYLNMLPFDVFIKSYPTPCYFKQFLRLKKTYPSKLNESFLFRRIDAGFISSIAGHSFALYSHSLGIVAYKEVLSVLVVNRENAFDKESASSNALSQALGLKGEVLIGNKALQFYYSNPKKDFIDLAALWYEKKRLPFVFGRLCYYQNKDFYKRLSLAFKHQKTKIPYYILKEAALKTNLKRQDILNYLQKIYYTLGKKEQLGLKAFYRELLFKRIQKPKRF, from the coding sequence GTGCGTTTTGGTAAAATTGATTATTTGAACATGCTCCCTTTTGATGTGTTTATCAAATCCTACCCCACCCCTTGTTATTTCAAACAATTTTTACGGCTTAAAAAAACCTACCCTTCCAAACTCAATGAGAGTTTTTTATTCAGGCGTATTGATGCGGGCTTTATTTCTTCTATTGCCGGTCATTCATTCGCTCTTTATTCTCATTCTCTAGGCATTGTCGCTTATAAGGAAGTTTTAAGCGTGCTGGTTGTAAATAGAGAAAACGCTTTTGATAAAGAAAGCGCTTCTTCAAACGCCCTCTCTCAAGCGCTAGGGTTAAAGGGTGAAGTGTTAATCGGCAATAAAGCGCTGCAGTTTTATTATTCCAACCCTAAAAAAGATTTTATAGATTTAGCCGCTCTTTGGTATGAAAAAAAACGCTTGCCGTTTGTTTTTGGGCGTTTGTGTTATTACCAAAACAAGGATTTTTACAAGCGCTTGTCTTTAGCTTTCAAACATCAAAAAACAAAAATCCCTTACTACATCCTTAAAGAAGCCGCTTTAAAAACCAACTTAAAACGCCAAGACATTCTAAACTACTTGCAAAAAATTTACTATACTTTAGGCAAAAAAGAACAATTAGGCCTTAAAGCGTTCTATCGTGAATTGTTATTCAAACGCATTCAAAAACCCAAGCGCTTTTAG
- a CDS encoding IS701 family transposase encodes MPYALRKRFFKRLALIASTFCAISLNAKSYLFSPLPPVHQQIIKTEPCSLECLKDLMLQNQIFSFVSQYDNNNQDESLKTYYKDILNKLNPVFIASQTPAKDSYEPKIELAVLLPKKVVGRYAISVMNTLLAYLNTRNNDFNIQVFDSDGESPEKLEQTYKEIEKEKFPFVIALLTKEGVENLIQNTTISTPTYVPTVNRAQLENQTDRSLSERLYFGGIDYKEQLGMLTAFISPNSPVIEYDDDGLIGERLRQITESLNIAVKHQENISYKQATSFSKNFRKNDAFFKNSTLILNTPTTKSGLILSQIGLLEYKPFKILSTQINFNPSLLLLTQPKDRKNLFIVNALQNSDETLIEYASLLESDLRHDWVNYSSAIGLEVFLNTLDPHFKKSFQESLEDNQVRYHNQIYQALGYSFEPIKNESATKKE; translated from the coding sequence ATGCCATACGCCTTAAGAAAAAGATTTTTCAAACGCCTTGCGCTGATTGCTTCAACTTTTTGCGCAATAAGCTTGAACGCTAAAAGCTATCTGTTTTCCCCTTTGCCCCCAGTGCACCAGCAAATCATTAAGACAGAGCCTTGCTCTTTGGAATGCTTGAAAGACTTGATGCTACAAAATCAAATCTTTTCTTTCGTGTCTCAATACGATAACAACAACCAAGATGAGAGCCTTAAAACTTATTACAAAGACATACTCAATAAACTCAACCCCGTATTCATCGCTTCTCAAACTCCAGCTAAAGACAGCTATGAGCCTAAGATTGAATTAGCGGTTTTATTGCCTAAAAAGGTGGTGGGGCGTTATGCGATTTCAGTGATGAACACCCTTTTAGCGTATTTGAACACCAGAAACAACGATTTCAATATCCAAGTCTTTGACAGCGATGGAGAGAGTCCTGAAAAATTAGAGCAAACCTATAAAGAAATTGAAAAAGAAAAATTCCCTTTTGTGATAGCCTTATTGACTAAAGAAGGCGTGGAAAATTTGATCCAAAACACCACCATTAGCACCCCTACTTATGTGCCTACGGTGAATAGAGCGCAATTAGAAAATCAAACTGATCGTTCTTTAAGCGAGCGCTTGTATTTTGGGGGGATTGACTATAAAGAGCAATTAGGCATGCTAACGGCTTTCATTAGCCCTAATTCGCCCGTGATTGAATACGATGATGATGGCTTAATAGGCGAACGCTTGAGGCAAATCACGGAGTCTTTAAACATTGCAGTCAAACACCAAGAAAACATTTCTTACAAGCAAGCCACGAGTTTTTCTAAAAATTTTAGAAAAAATGATGCGTTTTTTAAAAATTCTACCTTGATTTTAAACACCCCTACCACTAAAAGCGGTCTAATCCTTTCTCAAATAGGGCTTTTAGAATACAAGCCCTTTAAAATCCTTTCCACACAAATCAATTTCAACCCCTCTTTACTCTTGCTCACCCAGCCTAAAGACAGAAAAAATTTATTCATTGTCAATGCCTTACAAAATAGCGATGAAACGCTTATAGAATACGCCTCCTTATTGGAGAGCGATTTAAGGCATGATTGGGTGAATTATTCCAGCGCGATAGGGCTAGAGGTGTTTTTAAACACGCTAGATCCGCATTTTAAAAAATCTTTTCAAGAGAGTTTAGAAGACAATCAAGTCCGTTACCACAATCAAATCTATCAGGCTTTGGGGTATTCTTTTGAGCCGATAAAAAATGAAAGTGCAACCAAAAAAGAATAA
- the pyrH gene encoding UMP kinase, translating to MQAKIKNRRVLVKFSGEALAGDNQFGIDIHVLDHIAKEIKSLVENAIEVGIVIGGGNIIRGVSAAQGGIIRRTSGDYMGMLATVINAVAMQEALEHIGLDTRVQSAIEIKEICESYIYRKAIRHLEKGRVVIFGAGTGNPFFTTDTAATLRAIEIGSDLIIKATKVDGIYDKDPNKFKDAKKLDTLSYNDALIGDIEVMDDTAISLAKDNKLPIVVCNMFKKGNLLQVIKHQQGVFSMVK from the coding sequence ATGCAAGCAAAAATAAAAAACAGACGGGTTTTGGTGAAATTTTCTGGGGAAGCGTTAGCTGGGGACAACCAGTTTGGGATTGACATTCATGTGTTAGATCACATCGCTAAAGAGATCAAAAGCTTAGTGGAAAACGCTATTGAAGTGGGTATTGTGATTGGTGGAGGCAATATCATTAGGGGGGTTAGTGCGGCTCAAGGGGGGATTATCAGGCGCACCAGTGGGGATTATATGGGCATGTTAGCCACCGTGATTAATGCAGTAGCCATGCAAGAAGCTTTAGAGCATATCGGCTTAGACACAAGGGTGCAGAGCGCGATTGAAATCAAAGAGATTTGTGAAAGTTACATTTACAGAAAAGCGATCAGGCATTTAGAAAAGGGTAGGGTGGTGATTTTTGGTGCTGGCACGGGAAACCCGTTTTTCACTACGGATACGGCTGCCACTTTAAGAGCGATTGAAATTGGATCGGATCTAATCATTAAAGCGACTAAAGTGGATGGCATTTACGACAAAGACCCCAACAAGTTTAAAGACGCTAAGAAATTAGACACTTTAAGCTATAACGATGCCTTGATAGGGGATATTGAAGTGATGGACGATACCGCTATTTCTTTAGCTAAAGACAATAAGCTCCCCATTGTGGTGTGTAACATGTTCAAAAAAGGGAATTTACTGCAAGTGATCAAGCACCAACAAGGCGTATTTTCTATGGTAAAATAA
- a CDS encoding DNA-directed RNA polymerase subunit omega — protein sequence MKKERTESLVAQALKNIGNDRYMLDNLVFARVKQLNAGAKTLVNMDPKRHKLVDIAIREIAEGKIDIDRIDERN from the coding sequence TTGAAAAAAGAGAGAACAGAGAGTTTAGTCGCTCAAGCCTTAAAAAATATTGGGAACGACCGCTACATGCTAGATAATTTGGTTTTCGCTCGTGTGAAGCAATTAAACGCCGGAGCTAAAACTTTGGTGAATATGGATCCTAAACGCCATAAATTAGTGGATATTGCCATCAGAGAAATCGCTGAAGGGAAAATTGATATAGACAGGATAGATGAACGAAATTGA
- the acnB gene encoding bifunctional aconitate hydratase 2/2-methylisocitrate dehydratase: protein MKDFLEDYKKSVSERESEGIPPLPLNAKQVQAVVEILIKDPTNAAFAKELLIHRVSPGVDEGAKVKAEFLAKLSQKKLECAHISALEATTLLGTMLGGYNVEPLIMGLESQDKNIAKESAKALKTTLLVYGSFDKIAAMSKTNALAKEVLESWANAEWFLNKEPLNECIEACVFKIDGETNTDDLSPASDAFTRSDIPLHAKAMLKNRIENYEQRIEAIKTKGVPVAYVGDVVGTGSSRKSATNSIMWHFGKDIPFVPNKRSGGIVIGGVIAPIFFATCEDSGALPIVADVKDLKEGDRIKIYPYKGEITLNDKVVSAFKLEPETLLDEVRASGRIPLIIGRGLTNKARKFLGLGESEAFKKPSAHKSDAKGYTLAQKIVGHACGVKGILPGTYCEPKVTTVGSQDTTGAMTRDEVKELASLKFDAPFVLQSFCHTAAYPKPSDVSLHASLPGFITQRGGVALHPGDGVIHTWLNRMGLPDTLGTGGDSHTRFPLGISFPAGSGLVAFAAVTGTMPLNMPESVLVRFKGEMNPGITLRDLVNAIPYYAIKKGLLTVEKKGKINVFNGRILEIEGLPDIKMEQAFELSDASAERSAAACVVRLNKEPMIEYLKSNIKLIDEMIASGYEDKETLKKRRDAMQAWVDNPVLLEPDSNAQYAAVIEIDVAEITEPILACPNDPDDVATLSEVLADTTGKRPHAIDEVFIGSCMTNIGHFRAFGEIVKNAPPSQARLWVVPPSKMDEQELINEGYYAIFGAAGARTEVPGCSLCMGNQARVRDNAVVFSTSTRNFDNRMGRGAKVYLGSAELGAACALLGRIPTKEEYMNLVSEKLESQKDKIYRYMNFNLMENFRL, encoded by the coding sequence ATGAAAGATTTTTTAGAAGATTACAAAAAAAGCGTTTCAGAAAGAGAAAGTGAGGGGATTCCGCCACTCCCTTTAAACGCTAAACAAGTTCAAGCTGTCGTTGAGATTTTGATAAAAGATCCCACAAACGCCGCTTTCGCTAAAGAATTACTCATTCACAGGGTAAGCCCTGGGGTTGATGAGGGGGCGAAAGTGAAAGCGGAATTTTTAGCCAAATTGTCTCAAAAAAAACTAGAATGCGCACACATTAGCGCTTTAGAAGCGACCACTCTTTTAGGCACGATGCTTGGGGGGTATAATGTAGAGCCTTTGATTATGGGCTTAGAAAGTCAAGACAAAAACATCGCTAAAGAGAGCGCGAAAGCTTTAAAAACCACTCTTTTAGTCTATGGATCGTTTGATAAAATTGCGGCAATGAGCAAAACTAATGCTTTGGCTAAAGAAGTGCTAGAGTCTTGGGCGAACGCCGAATGGTTTTTGAATAAAGAGCCTTTAAATGAATGCATTGAAGCGTGCGTGTTTAAGATTGATGGCGAAACCAATACCGATGATTTAAGCCCAGCGAGCGACGCTTTCACACGAAGCGATATTCCTTTACACGCCAAAGCCATGCTAAAAAACAGGATTGAAAATTACGAACAACGCATTGAAGCGATTAAAACTAAAGGCGTTCCTGTAGCGTATGTGGGCGATGTGGTCGGCACAGGAAGCTCTAGAAAAAGCGCGACAAACTCTATCATGTGGCATTTTGGTAAGGACATTCCTTTTGTGCCTAATAAAAGGAGTGGGGGCATTGTGATTGGGGGGGTGATCGCTCCGATATTCTTTGCGACTTGTGAAGATAGCGGGGCGTTACCCATTGTGGCTGATGTTAAGGATTTAAAAGAGGGCGATAGGATTAAAATCTATCCTTATAAAGGCGAAATCACGCTGAACGATAAAGTGGTCAGTGCCTTTAAGCTAGAGCCTGAAACTTTATTAGACGAAGTCAGGGCTTCTGGGCGTATCCCTTTAATCATCGGTAGGGGTTTGACGAATAAAGCACGTAAATTTTTAGGGCTAGGCGAATCTGAAGCGTTTAAAAAGCCATCCGCTCATAAAAGCGACGCCAAAGGTTACACTTTAGCCCAAAAAATTGTAGGGCATGCTTGTGGGGTAAAAGGGATCTTACCTGGGACTTATTGTGAGCCAAAGGTTACCACCGTGGGCAGTCAAGACACCACAGGAGCGATGACTAGAGATGAAGTTAAAGAATTAGCGAGTTTGAAGTTTGATGCGCCTTTTGTGTTGCAGAGTTTTTGCCATACCGCCGCTTACCCAAAGCCTAGCGATGTGAGTTTGCATGCGAGTTTGCCTGGCTTTATCACTCAAAGAGGCGGTGTGGCGTTGCATCCAGGCGATGGCGTGATCCATACATGGCTAAATCGCATGGGATTGCCTGACACTTTAGGCACAGGGGGGGATAGCCACACCCGTTTCCCTTTAGGCATTAGTTTCCCGGCAGGGAGCGGGTTAGTCGCTTTTGCAGCGGTTACAGGCACGATGCCATTAAACATGCCAGAATCGGTGTTGGTGCGTTTTAAAGGGGAAATGAATCCTGGGATCACCTTAAGGGATTTAGTGAATGCGATCCCTTATTATGCCATTAAAAAAGGGTTACTCACGGTGGAGAAAAAGGGCAAAATCAATGTCTTTAACGGGCGTATTTTAGAGATTGAAGGCTTGCCTGATATTAAAATGGAGCAGGCTTTTGAATTAAGCGATGCGAGTGCAGAAAGGAGCGCGGCGGCTTGCGTGGTGCGTTTGAATAAAGAGCCGATGATCGAATACTTGAAATCCAATATCAAGCTTATTGATGAGATGATTGCAAGCGGTTATGAAGACAAAGAGACTTTGAAAAAACGCAGAGATGCGATGCAAGCTTGGGTGGATAATCCGGTATTGTTAGAGCCAGATAGTAACGCTCAATACGCCGCTGTCATTGAAATTGATGTGGCAGAAATCACTGAGCCTATTTTGGCATGCCCTAATGACCCTGATGATGTCGCTACTTTGAGCGAAGTTTTAGCGGATACGACCGGCAAAAGACCGCACGCTATTGATGAAGTGTTTATTGGCTCTTGCATGACGAATATCGGGCATTTTAGAGCCTTTGGCGAAATCGTTAAAAACGCTCCTCCCAGTCAAGCGCGTCTTTGGGTAGTGCCGCCCAGTAAAATGGATGAACAAGAGCTTATTAATGAGGGCTATTATGCGATTTTTGGGGCTGCTGGGGCAAGGACTGAAGTCCCAGGCTGTAGCTTGTGCATGGGCAATCAAGCGAGGGTTAGGGATAATGCGGTCGTCTTTTCTACTTCCACGCGCAATTTTGATAACCGTATGGGTAGAGGGGCTAAAGTGTATTTAGGCAGCGCGGAGCTTGGGGCGGCGTGTGCTTTACTAGGGAGAATCCCCACTAAAGAAGAATACATGAATTTAGTGAGCGAAAAGCTAGAGAGCCAAAAAGACAAGATCTATCGCTACATGAACTTTAACTTAATGGAGAATTTCAGGCTCTAG